From Diospyros lotus cultivar Yz01 chromosome 4, ASM1463336v1, whole genome shotgun sequence, a single genomic window includes:
- the LOC127798737 gene encoding uncharacterized protein LOC127798737 isoform X4, producing the protein MAFEDDDLIFLRRRRRPLPLIIHHLQLLRYKPLLALDWPTPVLGQRGPSDSEDPPIPDITGKIVLFTMPGPQAVCIIPATVSFLNI; encoded by the exons ATGGCCTTCGAGGACGACGATCTCATCTTCCTTCGACGCCGCCGGCGACCCCTTCCCCTTATCATCCATCATCTCCAGCTGCTTCGGTACAAACCCTTGTTGGCACTTGATTGGCCGACTCCAGTACTCGGACAACGAGGTCCTTCCGACTCTGAGGATCCCCCAATTCCG GATATTACGGGGAAGATTGTCCTCTTTACCATGCCAGGGCCTCAAGCTGTTTGCATCATTCCTGCTACAG
- the LOC127798737 gene encoding uncharacterized protein LOC127798737 isoform X3 encodes MAFEDDDLIFLRRRRRPLPLIIHHLQLLRYKPLLALDWPTPVLGQRGPSDSEDPPIPDITGKIVLFTMPGPQAVCIIPATVSFLNI; translated from the exons ATGGCCTTCGAGGACGACGATCTCATCTTCCTTCGACGCCGCCGGCGACCCCTTCCCCTTATCATCCATCATCTCCAGCTGCTTCGGTACAAACCCTTGTTGGCACTTGATTGGCCGACTCCAGTACTCGGACAACGAGGTCCTTCCGACTCTGAGGATCCCCCAATTCCG GATATTACGGGGAAGATTGTCCTCTTTACCATGCCAGGGCCTCAAGCTGTTTGCATCATTCCTGCTACAG TTTCTTTCCTTAATATCTGA
- the LOC127798737 gene encoding uncharacterized protein LOC127798737 isoform X1, whose amino-acid sequence MAFEDDDLIFLRRRRRPLPLIIHHLQLLRYKPLLALDWPTPVLGQRGPSDSEDPPIPDITGKIVLFTMPGPQAVCIIPATGLISNATLQLDSSRVSFLNI is encoded by the exons ATGGCCTTCGAGGACGACGATCTCATCTTCCTTCGACGCCGCCGGCGACCCCTTCCCCTTATCATCCATCATCTCCAGCTGCTTCGGTACAAACCCTTGTTGGCACTTGATTGGCCGACTCCAGTACTCGGACAACGAGGTCCTTCCGACTCTGAGGATCCCCCAATTCCG GATATTACGGGGAAGATTGTCCTCTTTACCATGCCAGGGCCTCAAGCTGTTTGCATCATTCCTGCTACAGGTTTAATTTCAAATGCTACACTACAGCTTGATTCTTCTAGGG TTTCTTTCCTTAATATCTGA